GGGTCCGCGCCACCGCCTCCGGGGTGGCGTAGGTCGGCGTGACGCTCCCCTGCTCCATGTCCAGGTAGAGGGCCATGAAGGGGCAGGTGCCCGCCACCAGGCGGCGGACGGCCTGGAGGGCCAGGGCCGCCATCACCTGGTTGATGACGGGGTCCTGGTCCGTGAGGTCCAGGGCGGCGGCGCAGTCCACGTCCGGCGGGGCCGTGGGCACGGCCGTTAACAGGTCGGGGCGCTGCACCGTGGGAGCCGGGAGGAGGTGGCAGGTCTCCCCCGTGAAGGCTCCCTCGTCCCAGGTCATCTCGTCGGCCACGTTCCCGATGAGGACTTGACCCCAGTTGGTGTCGTTGCCGGCGTCCACCAGCCACACCCCGGGGTTGCCGGGCAGGCAGTCGGCCATGGCCCGGCGGCCGGCCGCGTTGTCGACGCACCCCAGGATGAGGCCCGCGCCGTCGGGGGCCAGGCCGGGGTAGCGGCGCATCCCGTAGGTCTCCGCGTCCTCCCGGAAAGGGTAGACCGAGTAGCCAACGGGCCGCCGGTAGGCCCGGGCCAGCCGGTCGGCCAGGGCTTGGCTCTTGAAGCGCCCCACGTCCTCGGGGAGGAAGTTCTGCCGCAGCAGGTTGTGGGGCTCCACCCGGTCGTGGTCGACCAGGACGATGGTGGCCTCCCGCCCCTGGAAGAGGCGGCAGAGGCCCTCGGCCACGAAGCCGCCGGTCCCGCCGCAGCCCACCACGGTGATCCACGGGTTGTCGACCAGGTGCGTGTTGTCC
This DNA window, taken from Chloroflexota bacterium, encodes the following:
- a CDS encoding ThiF family adenylyltransferase → MAYYLDNTHLVDNPWITVVGCGGTGGFVAEGLCRLFQGREATIVLVDHDRVEPHNLLRQNFLPEDVGRFKSQALADRLARAYRRPVGYSVYPFREDAETYGMRRYPGLAPDGAGLILGCVDNAAGRRAMADCLPGNPGVWLVDAGNDTNWGQVLIGNVADEMTWDEGAFTGETCHLLPAPTVQRPDLLTAVPTAPPDVDCAAALDLTDQDPVINQVMAALALQAVRRLVAGTCPFMALYLDMEQGSVTPTYATPEAVARTLGGEHGPA